In one Vulgatibacter incomptus genomic region, the following are encoded:
- the recD gene encoding exodeoxyribonuclease V subunit alpha: MNDEIRLSPLGAARPRLLRGLLRGMGRGARGEAAPEVPSELEEAVARCELEGRTLHQAWELVRCGQGLSAVERRGLFFLAVAALVSQGRGSTRLPTSDGSLDRLLGDLRATAADRAQVVALLAEARGQGPRLRAIFGVPGDYKPLLLGDDHLCLQRMFHFEERLVASLRDRMSIPPLEPASPDALRDVLDRAPTISGKKAALSDEQQEAVLAALRLPLAVITGGPGTGKTSIVVSILRMLARQGVAPERIALAAPTGKAAFRMAESIRKYLLALADPAAADLALIASCPEPRTLHRLLGYSPVRESFLHHENNPLAEEVVIVDEASMIDLVLMDRLVRSIRPGARLVLLGDSEQLPSVDAGAVLRDLVPPPGVTDSRSRFSVRLTRSYRMDPSDPSGRNVLSVARAINEGRAPFDGEEPVRLRQSAEELAFEKVELLQGDLGPFLRRWHDEKIRGLPSFAERVKREWRWEDGRFVAGDEEELRILFRHFESLRLLCVTRETPRTGTEAVNAELHALVAGRSSSREAAFLPGEPVMMQRNDYERGLFNGDQGLVLRVREAGAAGHHFRAVFPKGEGFAVFHLDGLRAHLRLSYAMTVHKSQGSEFDVLGLILPENPMPLLTREILYTAVTRSRRGVAIVGSREVLEKGAAARLERHSGVAQKLRSLEG; encoded by the coding sequence ATGAATGACGAGATCCGACTCTCGCCGCTGGGCGCGGCGCGGCCTCGGCTCTTGCGGGGGCTCCTGCGGGGCATGGGTCGAGGCGCGCGTGGCGAGGCCGCACCCGAGGTTCCCTCGGAGCTCGAGGAGGCGGTGGCTCGCTGCGAGCTCGAGGGGCGGACGCTGCACCAGGCATGGGAGCTGGTGCGCTGTGGTCAGGGGCTGTCGGCGGTCGAGCGGCGGGGGCTCTTCTTTCTGGCAGTCGCAGCGCTGGTGAGCCAGGGCCGTGGCAGCACGCGCCTGCCCACCTCCGACGGCTCGTTGGATCGGCTCCTCGGCGATCTGCGGGCCACCGCTGCCGATCGGGCGCAGGTCGTCGCGCTCCTCGCGGAAGCGCGTGGACAGGGGCCGCGGCTGAGGGCGATCTTCGGTGTCCCGGGCGACTACAAGCCGCTCCTCCTGGGCGACGATCACCTCTGCCTGCAGCGGATGTTCCACTTCGAGGAGCGTCTGGTTGCCTCACTGCGGGATCGCATGTCGATTCCCCCGCTGGAGCCCGCGTCGCCCGACGCGCTCCGCGACGTGCTCGACCGTGCCCCGACGATCTCGGGCAAGAAGGCCGCCCTATCCGACGAGCAGCAGGAGGCGGTGCTCGCGGCGCTGCGGCTGCCGCTCGCCGTGATCACCGGCGGCCCCGGCACGGGCAAGACGTCGATCGTGGTTTCGATCCTGCGGATGCTCGCCCGGCAGGGAGTGGCGCCGGAGCGGATCGCGCTCGCGGCGCCCACCGGCAAGGCGGCGTTCCGCATGGCCGAGTCGATTCGCAAGTATCTGCTGGCGCTCGCGGACCCTGCCGCGGCGGACCTCGCGCTCATCGCATCTTGTCCGGAGCCGCGCACGCTCCACCGCCTCCTGGGCTACTCGCCGGTCCGCGAGAGCTTCCTGCACCACGAGAACAATCCGTTAGCCGAGGAGGTCGTGATCGTCGACGAGGCTTCGATGATCGACCTCGTCCTGATGGACCGCCTCGTGCGATCGATCCGGCCGGGCGCGCGCCTCGTCCTCCTGGGCGACTCGGAGCAGCTCCCGTCGGTGGACGCAGGGGCGGTGCTGAGGGATCTGGTGCCTCCGCCCGGCGTCACCGACTCGCGCTCGAGGTTCTCCGTGAGGCTCACCCGGAGCTACCGCATGGACCCCAGTGATCCGTCGGGGCGCAACGTGCTCTCGGTGGCCCGGGCGATCAACGAGGGCAGGGCGCCGTTCGACGGCGAGGAGCCGGTCCGACTTCGGCAATCGGCGGAGGAGCTCGCCTTCGAGAAGGTGGAGCTCCTTCAGGGCGACCTGGGCCCGTTCCTTCGGCGATGGCACGACGAGAAGATTCGGGGCCTCCCGTCGTTCGCGGAGCGGGTGAAACGGGAGTGGCGCTGGGAGGACGGGCGCTTCGTGGCCGGGGACGAGGAGGAGCTACGGATCCTCTTCCGCCACTTCGAGAGCCTGCGCCTCCTCTGCGTGACCCGGGAAACGCCACGGACCGGCACGGAGGCGGTGAACGCCGAGCTCCATGCGCTCGTGGCGGGCCGGTCGTCGTCGCGGGAGGCGGCGTTCCTGCCCGGGGAGCCGGTGATGATGCAGCGCAACGACTACGAGCGCGGCCTCTTCAACGGCGATCAGGGCCTGGTCCTCCGGGTCCGGGAGGCTGGCGCTGCCGGGCATCACTTCCGCGCCGTCTTCCCGAAGGGAGAGGGCTTCGCCGTCTTCCATCTCGACGGCCTTCGAGCGCATCTGCGGCTCTCGTACGCCATGACGGTGCACAAGTCGCAGGGCTCCGAGTTCGACGTGTTGGGGCTGATCCTCCCGGAGAACCCGATGCCGCTCCTCACCCGCGAGATCCTCTACACCGCGGTCACCCGAAGCCGCCGGGGCGTGGCCATCGTCGGCTCCCGCGAAGTGCTCGAGAAGGGCGCTGCCGCGCGCCTCGAGCGCCACAGCGGTGTGGCGCAGAAGCTGCGTTCGCTCGAGGGCTGA